A single Salmo salar chromosome ssa19, Ssal_v3.1, whole genome shotgun sequence DNA region contains:
- the LOC106578679 gene encoding transcriptional repressor NF-X1 isoform X2: MAECSVTDSPDLNPDGPSSRQKHNQHQSRRGRARVDHNRTWSSPNNYVPLPPQQPDHFHHGVKSSHVHDNVLVNFHPPPHHREDVQRGRGRGGNGSCGRGGRGSRGRNPRWNRPGVEIGAGPLGLPGGYHGLVGGGGGDRPGTLHMERGPPIDGPSWRRDPGGRGGEVGPAHEDHQDTRPKKPRRFSQEPRRGERSYKGPPHSLDKQENQENHATGGGGGGWDPVEPREETRLLEMGTRNRKGGRTKDRNPRVDPQNKFQEPKRRQGPIKEYPQERKESERGASGRDILPAHHDKLGPSTKEEPNWRGQGKCTPLQDKGQRRTPNYDYRPGQKRRDNMPNKSKETQTGCLIEQLSEEKYECMVCCEVIRVMAPVWSCLSCFHVFHLNCIKKWARSPASQADETNDGWRCPACQNVVFQPPNTYKCFCGKVTNPEFQRSEIPHSCGDMCGKKRSGVDCKHPCNILCHPGPCPQCPAFVTKACICGRTSQPMRCGQATAIHCDKQCDLILNCTEHSCTQACHSGLCQPCQLQVQQVCYCGVVSREVLCGTDKDCFDGSGHFSCQKACGKMLDCETHRCKQVCHRGPCQPCPRSPRLVRSCPCGQTVLAKLLELGYPERRSCSDPIPSCGKTCNKPLPCGSNETIHICEKLCHEGCCGPCSLTSTIKCRCGSKINDVPCATIQNEDGLIFTCEKRCLKKRSCGRHKCGELCCVGAEHTCSLVCGYKLNCGLHRCQELCHRGNCQPCWQTSFDELACHCGGTVLFPPIACGTKPLECKNLCTRRHKCDHQVFHNCHSEENCPPCTYLTQKWCMGKHEQRSNIPCHLQDISCGLTCNKVLLCDVHRCRRICHRGECLAEGACRQPCVLPRADCGHPCNAPCHKGTSCPRNTCAAKVALQCDCGRRKETVVCTEAASAHQRYAAIAMASKLSDMQLGDSVDIGLITKKEMKQTKLECDEGCAALERNRRLAVALQISPSVDPFNIRTSSSTYSDSLRVDARKDLKFVSEVEEEIKNLVELASKGKLSKRSHCFPPMNREHRKIVHELAEVYNVESVSYDSEPKRNVVITAVRGKSACPNSTLTSLIERDTGVSRAPPPIAHIKQHSSK; this comes from the exons ATGGCTGAGTGCTCAGTCACAG ACTCTCCGGATTTGAATCCAGATGGGCCTTCATCACGACAGAAACATAACCAACACCAGTCCAGGAGGGGTCGAGCCAGAGTGGACCACAACCGTACCTGGAGTAGTCCTAATAATTATGTCCCACTGCCACCGCAGCAGCCAGACCATTTTCACCATGGGGTCAAATCATCTCATGTCCATGACAATGTCCTAGTAAATTTCCATCCTCCTCCCCACCACAGAGAGGATGTACAGAGGGGTCGAGGAAGAGGGGGTAATGGAAGTTGTGGACGAGGTGGCCGGGGCTCAAGGGGCCGGAATCCGAGGTGGAATAGGCCTGGAGTTGAAATTGGCGCTGGGCCCCTTGGCTTACCTGGGGGCTACCATGGactggttggtggtggtggaggcgaCAGGCCTGGAACACTCCACATGGAGAGGGGACCCCCCATAGACGGGCCTAGCTGGCGTCGAGACCCTGGGGGCCGGGGGGGAGAGGTGGGGCCTGCCCACGAAGACCACCAGGACACCCGGCCTAAAAAGCCCCGGAGGTTCAGCCAGGAGCcacggagaggagagaggagctataAAGGACCACCTCATTCTCTGGACAAGCAGGAGAACCAGGAAAACCATGCTACAGGAGGAGGGGGCGGAGGCTGGGATCCGGTTGAGCCCAGAGAAGAAACCCGATTATTAGAAATGGGAACCAGAAACCGTAAAGGCGGTAGGACCAAGGACAGGAACCCCCGTGTTGACCCTCAAAATAAATTCCAAGAGCCAAAGCGACGCCAGGGGCCGATCAAAGAATATCCCCAGGAGAGGAAGGAGTCTGAAAGGGGAGCCAGCGGCAGAGACATCCTTCCTGCCCATCATGACAAACTGGGCCCCAGCACTAAAGAAGAGCCCAACTGGAGGGGTCAGGGGAAATGCACCCCCCTGCAGGACAAAGGCCAGAGGAGAACACCCAACTATGACTACAGGCCTGGGCAGAAGAGAAGGGACAACATGCCCAATAAGAGCAAGGAGACACAGACAG gTTGCCTGATTGAGCAGCTGTCTGAGGAGAAGTATGAGTGCATGGTGTGCTGTGAGGTGATCAGGGTGATGGCACCAGTCTGGAGCTGTCTCAGCTGCTTCCATGTCTTCCATCTCAACTGCATCAAGAAGTGGGCCCGCTCCCCAGCCTCACAGGCAGACG AAACAAATGATGGGTGGAGGTGTCCAGCTTGTCAGAATGTTGTCTTCCAACCCCCAAACACCTACAAGTGCTTCTGTG GCAAAGTGACCAACCCGGAGTTCCAGCGTAGCGAGATCCCACACAGCTGTGGAGATATGTGTGGGAAGAAGAGGAGCGGCGTGGACTGCAAGCACCCCTGTAACAT CTTGTGTCACCCCGGGCCTTGTCCACAGTGTCCTGCCTTTGTCACCAAAGCCTGCATCTGTGGAAGAACCAG TCAGCCAATGCGGTGTGGCCAGGCCACTGCCATCCACTGTGACAAGCAGTGTGACTTGATCCTCAACTGTACCGAACACAGCTGTACCCAGGCGTGCCACAGCGGACTGTGCCAGCCGTGCCAACTACAGGTCCAGCAGG TGTGCTACTGTGGTGTTGTCTCTCGGGAGGTGCTGTGTGGGACGGATAAAGACTGCTTTGACGGCTCAGGACACTTCTCCTGTCAGAAAGCATGTGGCAA GATGTTGGATTGTGAGACCCACCGATGCAAGCAGGTGTGCCACCGTGGGCCGTGCCAGCCGTGCCCACGCTCCCCCAGGCTGGTGAGGAGTTGCCCCTGTGGGCAGACGGTCTTGGCCAAGCTCCTGGAGCTGGGCTACCCCGAGCGCCGCAGCTGCTCTGACCCCATCCCTTCCTGTGGCAAGACCTGCAACAAACCCCTGCCTTGTGGATCCAACG AGACCATCCACATCTGTGAGAAGCTGTGCCATGAGGGCTGCTGTGGCCCCTGCTCACTCACCTCCACCATCAAATGCAGATGTGGCTCTAAGATCAAT GATGTTCCCTGTGCAACCATCCAGAATGAAG ATGGACTGATTTTTACCTGTGAGAAGCGCTGCCTCAAGAAACGCTCCTGTGGCCGACACAAATGTGGCGAGCTGTGCTGTGTG GGTGCAGAACACACATGCTCTCTGGTCTGTGGCTACAAGCTCAACTGTGGCCTCCACCGCTGCCAAGAGCTCTGTCACCGTGGGAACTGCCAGCCATGCTGGCAAACCA GTTTTGATGAGCTGGCGTGCCACTGTGGGGGGACTGTCCTGTTCCCCCCAATCGCCTGTGGCACCAAGCCCTTAGAGTGTAAGAACCTGTGTACCAGGAGGCACAAGTGTGACCACCAAG TGTTCCATAATTGCCACAGTGAGGAGAACTGCCCACCCTGTACTTACCTCACTCAGAAGTGGTGCATGGGAAAGCATGAG CAAAGGAGCAACATTCCGTGCCACCTGCAGGACATCTCCTGTGGTCTGACCTGCAACAAGGTGCTGCTGTGTGACGTCCACCGCTGCCGCCGCATCTGCCACCGGGGAGAATGTCTGGCCGAGGGCGCCTGCCGCCAGCCCTGTGTGCTGCCCCGCGCCGACTGTGGCCACCCCTGCAACGCCCCTTGCCACAAGGGCACCAGCTGCCCACGCAACACCTGCGCTGCCAAG GTGGCGCTACAGTGTGACTGCGGCCGGAGAAAGGAAACGGTAGTGTGCACGGAGGCAGCCAGTGCCCATCAGAG GTATGCAGCCATTGCCATGGCCAGTAAGCTGTCTGACATGCAGCTGGGTGACTCTGTAGACATCGGTCTCATCACTAAGAAGGAGATGAAACAGACCAA GTTGGAGTGTGACGAAGGGTGTGCTGCACTGGAAAGGAACAG GCGATTGGCTGTGGCCCTGCAGATTTCTCCTTCAGTGGACCCCTTCAACATCcgcacctcctcctccacgtaTAGTGACAGCCTCCGAGTAGATGCCAG AAAAGATCTGAAGTTTGTCAGCGAGGTTGAAGAGGAGATCAAGAATCTGGTTGAGTTGGCCAGCAAG GGTAAACTGTCCAAGAGGAGCCACTGCTTCCCGCCCATGAACAGAGAGCACAGGAAGATAGTCCACGAGCTGGCTGAGGTCTACAACGTAGAGAGCGTGAGCTACGACAGTGAGCCCAAACGCAACGTGGTTATCACCGCCGTCAG GGGGAAGTCTGCCTGTCCTAACTCAACCCTGACATCcctgatagagagagatacaggggtcTCAAGGGCTCCCCCACCCATTGCCCATATCAAACAACATAGCAGCAAGTAG
- the LOC106578679 gene encoding transcriptional repressor NF-X1 isoform X1, translating into MAECSVTDSPDLNPDGPSSRQKHNQHQSRRGRARVDHNRTWSSPNNYVPLPPQQPDHFHHGVKSSHVHDNVLVNFHPPPHHREDVQRGRGRGGNGSCGRGGRGSRGRNPRWNRPGVEIGAGPLGLPGGYHGLVGGGGGDRPGTLHMERGPPIDGPSWRRDPGGRGGEVGPAHEDHQDTRPKKPRRFSQEPRRGERSYKGPPHSLDKQENQENHATGGGGGGWDPVEPREETRLLEMGTRNRKGGRTKDRNPRVDPQNKFQEPKRRQGPIKEYPQERKESERGASGRDILPAHHDKLGPSTKEEPNWRGQGKCTPLQDKGQRRTPNYDYRPGQKRRDNMPNKSKETQTGCLIEQLSEEKYECMVCCEVIRVMAPVWSCLSCFHVFHLNCIKKWARSPASQADETNDGWRCPACQNVVFQPPNTYKCFCGKVTNPEFQRSEIPHSCGDMCGKKRSGVDCKHPCNILCHPGPCPQCPAFVTKACICGRTSQPMRCGQATAIHCDKQCDLILNCTEHSCTQACHSGLCQPCQLQVQQVCYCGVVSREVLCGTDKDCFDGSGHFSCQKACGKMLDCETHRCKQVCHRGPCQPCPRSPRLVRSCPCGQTVLAKLLELGYPERRSCSDPIPSCGKTCNKPLPCGSNETIHICEKLCHEGCCGPCSLTSTIKCRCGSKINDVPCATIQNEDGLIFTCEKRCLKKRSCGRHKCGELCCVGAEHTCSLVCGYKLNCGLHRCQELCHRGNCQPCWQTSFDELACHCGGTVLFPPIACGTKPLECKNLCTRRHKCDHQVFHNCHSEENCPPCTYLTQKWCMGKHEQRSNIPCHLQDISCGLTCNKVLLCDVHRCRRICHRGECLAEGACRQPCVLPRADCGHPCNAPCHKGTSCPRNTCAAKVALQCDCGRRKETVVCTEAASAHQRYAAIAMASKLSDMQLGDSVDIGLITKKEMKQTKLECDEGCAALERNRRLAVALQISPSVDPFNIRTSSSTYSDSLRVDARKDLKFVSEVEEEIKNLVELASKGKLSKRSHCFPPMNREHRKIVHELAEVYNVESVSYDSEPKRNVVITAVRGKSACPNSTLTSLIERDTGVSRAPPPIAHIKQHSSKTDGVSSWSKAVKEEPAIDYFDVQD; encoded by the exons ATGGCTGAGTGCTCAGTCACAG ACTCTCCGGATTTGAATCCAGATGGGCCTTCATCACGACAGAAACATAACCAACACCAGTCCAGGAGGGGTCGAGCCAGAGTGGACCACAACCGTACCTGGAGTAGTCCTAATAATTATGTCCCACTGCCACCGCAGCAGCCAGACCATTTTCACCATGGGGTCAAATCATCTCATGTCCATGACAATGTCCTAGTAAATTTCCATCCTCCTCCCCACCACAGAGAGGATGTACAGAGGGGTCGAGGAAGAGGGGGTAATGGAAGTTGTGGACGAGGTGGCCGGGGCTCAAGGGGCCGGAATCCGAGGTGGAATAGGCCTGGAGTTGAAATTGGCGCTGGGCCCCTTGGCTTACCTGGGGGCTACCATGGactggttggtggtggtggaggcgaCAGGCCTGGAACACTCCACATGGAGAGGGGACCCCCCATAGACGGGCCTAGCTGGCGTCGAGACCCTGGGGGCCGGGGGGGAGAGGTGGGGCCTGCCCACGAAGACCACCAGGACACCCGGCCTAAAAAGCCCCGGAGGTTCAGCCAGGAGCcacggagaggagagaggagctataAAGGACCACCTCATTCTCTGGACAAGCAGGAGAACCAGGAAAACCATGCTACAGGAGGAGGGGGCGGAGGCTGGGATCCGGTTGAGCCCAGAGAAGAAACCCGATTATTAGAAATGGGAACCAGAAACCGTAAAGGCGGTAGGACCAAGGACAGGAACCCCCGTGTTGACCCTCAAAATAAATTCCAAGAGCCAAAGCGACGCCAGGGGCCGATCAAAGAATATCCCCAGGAGAGGAAGGAGTCTGAAAGGGGAGCCAGCGGCAGAGACATCCTTCCTGCCCATCATGACAAACTGGGCCCCAGCACTAAAGAAGAGCCCAACTGGAGGGGTCAGGGGAAATGCACCCCCCTGCAGGACAAAGGCCAGAGGAGAACACCCAACTATGACTACAGGCCTGGGCAGAAGAGAAGGGACAACATGCCCAATAAGAGCAAGGAGACACAGACAG gTTGCCTGATTGAGCAGCTGTCTGAGGAGAAGTATGAGTGCATGGTGTGCTGTGAGGTGATCAGGGTGATGGCACCAGTCTGGAGCTGTCTCAGCTGCTTCCATGTCTTCCATCTCAACTGCATCAAGAAGTGGGCCCGCTCCCCAGCCTCACAGGCAGACG AAACAAATGATGGGTGGAGGTGTCCAGCTTGTCAGAATGTTGTCTTCCAACCCCCAAACACCTACAAGTGCTTCTGTG GCAAAGTGACCAACCCGGAGTTCCAGCGTAGCGAGATCCCACACAGCTGTGGAGATATGTGTGGGAAGAAGAGGAGCGGCGTGGACTGCAAGCACCCCTGTAACAT CTTGTGTCACCCCGGGCCTTGTCCACAGTGTCCTGCCTTTGTCACCAAAGCCTGCATCTGTGGAAGAACCAG TCAGCCAATGCGGTGTGGCCAGGCCACTGCCATCCACTGTGACAAGCAGTGTGACTTGATCCTCAACTGTACCGAACACAGCTGTACCCAGGCGTGCCACAGCGGACTGTGCCAGCCGTGCCAACTACAGGTCCAGCAGG TGTGCTACTGTGGTGTTGTCTCTCGGGAGGTGCTGTGTGGGACGGATAAAGACTGCTTTGACGGCTCAGGACACTTCTCCTGTCAGAAAGCATGTGGCAA GATGTTGGATTGTGAGACCCACCGATGCAAGCAGGTGTGCCACCGTGGGCCGTGCCAGCCGTGCCCACGCTCCCCCAGGCTGGTGAGGAGTTGCCCCTGTGGGCAGACGGTCTTGGCCAAGCTCCTGGAGCTGGGCTACCCCGAGCGCCGCAGCTGCTCTGACCCCATCCCTTCCTGTGGCAAGACCTGCAACAAACCCCTGCCTTGTGGATCCAACG AGACCATCCACATCTGTGAGAAGCTGTGCCATGAGGGCTGCTGTGGCCCCTGCTCACTCACCTCCACCATCAAATGCAGATGTGGCTCTAAGATCAAT GATGTTCCCTGTGCAACCATCCAGAATGAAG ATGGACTGATTTTTACCTGTGAGAAGCGCTGCCTCAAGAAACGCTCCTGTGGCCGACACAAATGTGGCGAGCTGTGCTGTGTG GGTGCAGAACACACATGCTCTCTGGTCTGTGGCTACAAGCTCAACTGTGGCCTCCACCGCTGCCAAGAGCTCTGTCACCGTGGGAACTGCCAGCCATGCTGGCAAACCA GTTTTGATGAGCTGGCGTGCCACTGTGGGGGGACTGTCCTGTTCCCCCCAATCGCCTGTGGCACCAAGCCCTTAGAGTGTAAGAACCTGTGTACCAGGAGGCACAAGTGTGACCACCAAG TGTTCCATAATTGCCACAGTGAGGAGAACTGCCCACCCTGTACTTACCTCACTCAGAAGTGGTGCATGGGAAAGCATGAG CAAAGGAGCAACATTCCGTGCCACCTGCAGGACATCTCCTGTGGTCTGACCTGCAACAAGGTGCTGCTGTGTGACGTCCACCGCTGCCGCCGCATCTGCCACCGGGGAGAATGTCTGGCCGAGGGCGCCTGCCGCCAGCCCTGTGTGCTGCCCCGCGCCGACTGTGGCCACCCCTGCAACGCCCCTTGCCACAAGGGCACCAGCTGCCCACGCAACACCTGCGCTGCCAAG GTGGCGCTACAGTGTGACTGCGGCCGGAGAAAGGAAACGGTAGTGTGCACGGAGGCAGCCAGTGCCCATCAGAG GTATGCAGCCATTGCCATGGCCAGTAAGCTGTCTGACATGCAGCTGGGTGACTCTGTAGACATCGGTCTCATCACTAAGAAGGAGATGAAACAGACCAA GTTGGAGTGTGACGAAGGGTGTGCTGCACTGGAAAGGAACAG GCGATTGGCTGTGGCCCTGCAGATTTCTCCTTCAGTGGACCCCTTCAACATCcgcacctcctcctccacgtaTAGTGACAGCCTCCGAGTAGATGCCAG AAAAGATCTGAAGTTTGTCAGCGAGGTTGAAGAGGAGATCAAGAATCTGGTTGAGTTGGCCAGCAAG GGTAAACTGTCCAAGAGGAGCCACTGCTTCCCGCCCATGAACAGAGAGCACAGGAAGATAGTCCACGAGCTGGCTGAGGTCTACAACGTAGAGAGCGTGAGCTACGACAGTGAGCCCAAACGCAACGTGGTTATCACCGCCGTCAG GGGGAAGTCTGCCTGTCCTAACTCAACCCTGACATCcctgatagagagagatacaggggtcTCAAGGGCTCCCCCACCCATTGCCCATATCAAACAACATAGCAGCAA